From one Flavobacterium kingsejongi genomic stretch:
- the gldK gene encoding gliding motility lipoprotein GldK has protein sequence MKKFIAFAAFLSLLISCGSNDKGELVGVKGKKWHPEKPYGMTLVPGGSFIMGKSDDDLANIDDAPAKTVTVRSFYMDETEITNSEYREFVEWTKDSIIRMRLAILADELGQKPGGGGGKKGGATIGDYAFADADPEKMSAYDKYMYENYYSVGTDEDPYAGRKLNRKIGLIKDPQKYPDEYYVEVMDSMYLPAAESYNGLRTVDVSKLKFRYTWMDIQSAAKDKNTGTNRSKRSKYIKTEQVEIYPDTTTWIKDFAYSYNEPMHNDYFWHQAYGDYPVVGVSWKQAKAFCAWRTLKKNAYLKSKKGRDQINSFRLPTEAEWEYAARGGLQSASYPWGGPYAKNDRGCFLANFKPNRGDYAADGALYTVEAKSYDPNGYNLYNMSGNVAEWTDSSYDAAAYEYVSTMNPNVPDASNKRKVVRGGSWKDVSYYLKVGTRDFEYADTARSYIGFRTVQDYMGTQNTGN, from the coding sequence ATGAAGAAGTTCATTGCATTTGCAGCATTTCTCTCGCTTTTGATCAGTTGTGGCTCTAACGACAAGGGAGAGCTTGTAGGGGTCAAAGGAAAAAAATGGCATCCAGAAAAGCCATATGGTATGACTTTAGTTCCAGGAGGTTCATTTATTATGGGTAAATCAGACGATGATTTAGCTAATATTGATGATGCTCCGGCCAAGACGGTTACCGTTCGCTCCTTCTATATGGATGAAACTGAGATCACGAATAGTGAGTACAGAGAGTTCGTAGAATGGACGAAAGACTCGATTATCAGAATGCGTCTGGCAATCTTGGCGGATGAATTAGGTCAGAAGCCAGGTGGCGGAGGCGGTAAAAAAGGTGGCGCTACGATAGGCGATTATGCTTTTGCTGATGCTGATCCTGAAAAAATGTCTGCTTACGATAAATATATGTATGAAAATTACTATAGCGTTGGAACAGATGAAGATCCGTATGCCGGTAGAAAACTAAACCGCAAAATTGGATTGATCAAAGATCCACAGAAATATCCGGATGAATATTATGTTGAAGTAATGGATTCTATGTATTTACCCGCTGCGGAATCGTACAATGGACTGAGAACGGTTGATGTTTCCAAATTGAAATTCCGCTATACCTGGATGGATATCCAGTCTGCAGCGAAAGATAAAAATACCGGAACAAACCGATCAAAAAGAAGTAAGTACATCAAAACAGAACAAGTAGAGATTTATCCTGACACAACTACATGGATTAAAGATTTCGCTTATTCTTATAATGAGCCAATGCATAATGATTATTTCTGGCACCAGGCTTACGGGGATTATCCTGTAGTTGGAGTTTCATGGAAACAGGCGAAAGCTTTCTGTGCCTGGAGAACATTAAAAAAGAATGCTTACCTGAAAAGTAAAAAAGGAAGAGACCAGATCAACTCTTTCCGATTGCCAACCGAAGCAGAATGGGAATATGCTGCGAGAGGCGGTCTTCAGTCAGCATCGTACCCATGGGGAGGCCCTTATGCTAAAAACGATAGAGGATGTTTTCTTGCTAACTTCAAGCCAAACAGGGGAGATTATGCAGCAGATGGAGCGCTTTACACTGTTGAGGCTAAGTCTTACGATCCAAACGGATACAACCTGTATAACATGTCAGGTAACGTAGCAGAATGGACGGATTCGTCTTATGATGCAGCAGCGTATGAGTACGTATCAACAATGAACCCGAATGTACCGGATGCATCCAACAAACGTAAAGTTGTTAGAGGTGGATCTTGGAAAGATGTATCGTATTATTTGAAAGTGGGAACCAGAGATTTCGAATATGCAGATACAGCAAGAAGCTATATTGGCTTCAGAACGGTTCAGGATTATATGGGAACTCAGAATACCGGAAACTAA
- the gldL gene encoding gliding motility protein GldL yields MAILSKKATNVLYGLGASVVIIGALFKLMHWPFASEMLIVGLGTEALIFFISAFEPVDEELDWSLVYPELAGGDAKKKDAKKLVEATETQGLLSQKLDNLLKEAKIDGALMSSLGNSIKNFESAAKGIAPTVDSIASTKKYSEELSLAAAQMESLNGLYKVQLESANRNAEANKEIADNAVKLKQEMQSMTSNIASLNNVYGGMLSAMSNKG; encoded by the coding sequence ATGGCAATTTTAAGCAAAAAAGCAACAAATGTTCTTTACGGACTGGGAGCATCGGTAGTAATCATCGGAGCATTATTCAAATTAATGCACTGGCCTTTTGCAAGTGAAATGTTGATCGTGGGTCTTGGAACTGAGGCTTTAATTTTCTTCATCTCTGCTTTCGAACCTGTTGATGAAGAATTGGACTGGTCATTGGTGTATCCTGAATTGGCTGGTGGTGATGCAAAAAAGAAAGACGCTAAAAAACTTGTTGAAGCTACTGAAACACAAGGGTTATTGTCTCAGAAATTAGACAACTTATTAAAAGAAGCTAAGATTGACGGAGCATTAATGTCAAGCTTAGGGAATAGTATTAAAAATTTCGAATCTGCTGCAAAAGGAATTGCTCCTACAGTTGATTCAATTGCTTCTACTAAAAAATACAGCGAAGAATTATCTTTAGCAGCTGCTCAAATGGAATCTTTGAACGGACTTTACAAAGTACAATTGGAAAGCGCTAACAGAAATGCTGAAGCTAACAAAGAAATCGCTGACAACGCAGTTAAATTGAAACAAGAAATGCAGTCTATGACTTCGAACATTGCTTCATTAAATAACGTTTATGGCGGAATGCTTTCTGCAATGAGCAACAAAGGCTAA